A single window of Paracoccus albus DNA harbors:
- a CDS encoding D-TA family PLP-dependent enzyme yields MTFPWPEPGTPLHDVLTPMPVIDEDRVAANIGRAQRYMDQHRIAFRPHIKTHKLSYVAKQQLAAGAVGLNCQKLTEAEAFADAGFDDILVTYNILGASRLGRLKALNNRVSALKVCADNEVAVAGYAATFGKDKPLSVLIECDTGGGRCGVQSPRAAFELAQKISASDGLHFAGLLTYPAPGGAKAVQSFLTEAMALLDSVGIDCPIRSNGGSPDIWQAHLVPAATEHRAGTYVYNDRSMVRTGECKEDDLALHVLATVVSIPTEGRLVLDAGSKALTSDLLGFDDFGRIEELPGAKIVSLSEEHAVTDVSGCTADLPRIGEQVRIVPNHCCVVSNLFDRVVFHRDGAVTRVEKLLARGTVW; encoded by the coding sequence ATGACCTTCCCCTGGCCGGAACCCGGCACCCCGCTGCATGATGTCCTCACCCCGATGCCGGTCATAGATGAGGATCGGGTTGCCGCGAATATCGGCCGTGCACAGCGATATATGGACCAGCACCGGATAGCGTTCAGGCCGCATATCAAGACCCACAAGCTTTCTTACGTCGCAAAGCAGCAGCTTGCCGCTGGGGCGGTGGGCCTGAACTGTCAGAAACTGACCGAGGCAGAGGCATTTGCCGATGCCGGTTTCGACGACATTCTTGTCACTTACAATATTCTGGGCGCTTCGCGTCTGGGCCGTTTGAAGGCGTTGAACAATCGCGTTTCTGCCTTGAAAGTCTGCGCCGATAACGAGGTCGCGGTTGCAGGTTACGCCGCCACTTTCGGCAAAGACAAGCCGTTGTCAGTGCTGATCGAATGTGACACTGGCGGCGGGCGCTGTGGTGTTCAGTCACCGCGCGCCGCATTCGAACTGGCGCAGAAAATCAGTGCTTCGGACGGCCTGCACTTCGCTGGATTGCTGACCTATCCCGCGCCCGGTGGTGCAAAAGCCGTCCAGAGTTTTCTGACTGAGGCGATGGCACTGCTTGATTCCGTTGGGATCGACTGCCCGATACGTTCGAATGGCGGCAGTCCGGATATCTGGCAAGCGCATCTGGTTCCCGCCGCGACAGAGCATCGGGCTGGCACCTATGTCTACAACGACCGCTCGATGGTGCGTACGGGCGAATGCAAGGAAGATGATCTCGCTTTGCATGTTCTGGCGACCGTGGTTTCGATACCGACCGAGGGAAGGCTTGTTCTTGACGCCGGGTCGAAGGCCTTGACCTCTGATCTGCTCGGTTTTGATGATTTTGGGCGGATCGAAGAGTTGCCAGGTGCAAAGATCGTTTCTCTGTCCGAAGAACATGCCGTGACGGATGTGTCGGGTTGCACAGCAGACCTTCCCCGGATCGGAGAGCAGGTGCGAATCGTCCCAAACCATTGCTGCGTCGTGTCGAATCTGTTCGACCGTGTTGTTTTTCATCGGGACGGTGCCGTGACGCGCGTTGAAAAGCTGCTTGCCCGTGGAACGGTCTGGTAA
- a CDS encoding MurR/RpiR family transcriptional regulator codes for MTDPNLPEQETAGEDAESLPPSANDPSPATTAPPDIIAALANEEGLISALERRLAAEILSDVNFATGASITEIAERAGVSPPTVTRFCRRLGCASFSDFKVQLAKSAYVGLRYLNPEMATTTPAEVAEDIVTKAQSALFELHRGLDMDSIARAADLLAGAGFIYAFGSGGNSSMIANELHNRLFRLGCRISASTDHGLMLMQSAAAERGTVVLGSSFSGRNVELVRCFQLLQEREVPTIALTQRDSPLANCADVVVPINLPEGKNIFRPTSTRFAFLAAVDIIANLVAYANRDRSAVLLRGIKEQLIRHRDGDDRQLLGD; via the coding sequence ATGACCGACCCAAATTTGCCAGAACAGGAAACCGCAGGGGAGGACGCAGAAAGCCTGCCGCCTTCTGCAAATGACCCAAGCCCGGCGACAACGGCACCGCCCGATATCATCGCGGCACTGGCAAATGAAGAGGGCCTGATTTCAGCGCTAGAGCGCAGGCTGGCGGCGGAAATACTGTCCGATGTGAATTTCGCGACCGGCGCCTCCATTACCGAAATTGCCGAGCGTGCGGGCGTCTCCCCGCCTACCGTCACACGTTTTTGCCGCAGACTTGGCTGCGCCTCATTTTCGGATTTCAAGGTGCAGCTTGCCAAAAGCGCCTATGTCGGTCTGCGCTATCTGAACCCGGAAATGGCCACGACGACCCCGGCAGAGGTCGCAGAAGACATCGTGACGAAGGCCCAAAGCGCGCTGTTCGAACTGCATCGTGGGCTGGATATGGACAGCATCGCCAGGGCAGCGGATTTGCTGGCGGGCGCCGGTTTCATCTATGCGTTCGGCTCTGGCGGCAATTCATCCATGATCGCGAATGAGTTGCATAACCGCCTGTTCCGTCTTGGCTGCCGGATTTCCGCCTCGACCGATCACGGACTCATGTTGATGCAATCCGCCGCCGCCGAAAGGGGAACGGTTGTGCTCGGTTCTTCGTTCAGCGGCCGCAATGTAGAACTGGTGCGCTGTTTCCAGCTTCTGCAGGAACGCGAAGTCCCAACCATCGCATTGACGCAGCGCGATTCCCCGCTGGCGAACTGCGCGGATGTCGTCGTCCCGATCAATCTGCCAGAAGGCAAAAATATCTTCAGGCCCACCTCGACGCGGTTTGCATTCCTTGCGGCGGTCGACATCATCGCGAATCTCGTCGCCTATGCCAACCGCGACCGCTCTGCCGTTCTGCTGCGCGGCATCAAGGAACAGTTGATCCGTCACCGCGACGGGGACGACAGGCAGCTTCTGGGCGACTGA
- a CDS encoding beta-N-acetylhexosaminidase, whose protein sequence is MTLFLENAWSPAPAPDGSWTVTLHNLGEEELANFTLSVTTITRIMPEHDIVGAKVLRRVANYHELAPPEGTRLKAGDTWRFSVSGLNRMPFHRNDAAKTAWITRADGTHLHIQVGDLIQHPDIPSLPPPRLPEGKLTLPFALMPWPNQIDAEAGEAPVILHAADGTSLADRRLMLSVDDLHTRLFPTARKLFQLGEAPGSRGLAFAEDAGLPTEGFRLDFAEQITLSASTEAGRRYGLIALAHMLHGAFNDPQFRFPLSGTIEDAPRYDWRGSHLDVSRHFWSFEEVKRVVDILGWYRMNIFHWHLTDDEGWRAEIRAYPQLTAEGAHRGYDSPGMLPQLGDGPEKAGGYYTQDQMRDLVAHASGLGIEVMPEIETPGHAACVLAALPFLVDPDETPNSYAPVQGYPNNSWNPGVPETFTVLETIIDELCEIFPARYFHIGGDEVAKNAWLESPKARILMQREGLSGTFELQSWFAGRVKKMLNARGKVMVGWNELSHGGGVEPEDTILMAWETPEVGIELARQGYDVIMTPGQAYYMDMVQGPDWLENGAGWAGPVPPEQTYQYEAEGDFPDDLRGHMRGIQSCIWCEHFTTTAWFNDLVFPRLPAIAEAAWTQKENKDWQRFAAQVRLHPTL, encoded by the coding sequence ATGACCCTTTTCCTTGAAAACGCCTGGTCACCCGCTCCTGCACCTGATGGAAGCTGGACCGTAACACTTCACAACCTCGGCGAAGAGGAGTTGGCCAATTTCACGCTGTCGGTCACCACAATTACCCGGATCATGCCAGAGCATGATATTGTGGGCGCAAAAGTCCTGCGCCGCGTCGCCAATTATCATGAACTGGCGCCCCCGGAAGGAACGCGCCTGAAGGCCGGTGACACATGGCGCTTCAGCGTCTCTGGCCTGAACAGGATGCCGTTTCACCGCAATGACGCGGCGAAAACGGCATGGATCACGCGGGCTGACGGAACACATCTTCACATTCAGGTCGGTGATCTGATCCAACACCCCGACATCCCTTCGCTGCCGCCGCCCCGTCTGCCCGAAGGCAAGCTGACCTTGCCCTTCGCCCTTATGCCGTGGCCTAACCAGATCGACGCAGAGGCCGGCGAGGCACCGGTCATCCTGCACGCCGCCGATGGCACATCGCTTGCGGATCGCAGATTGATGCTGTCGGTCGATGACCTGCACACTCGTCTGTTTCCGACCGCGCGAAAGCTGTTCCAGCTTGGCGAGGCGCCCGGCAGCCGCGGGCTTGCCTTTGCCGAGGATGCGGGCCTGCCGACAGAGGGCTTCCGGCTGGACTTCGCAGAACAGATCACCTTGTCCGCCAGCACAGAGGCGGGCCGTCGCTATGGCCTGATCGCGCTTGCTCATATGCTGCACGGGGCGTTCAACGACCCACAGTTCCGCTTTCCGCTTTCCGGAACGATCGAAGACGCACCACGCTATGACTGGCGGGGCAGTCATCTGGACGTATCGCGCCATTTCTGGAGCTTTGAAGAGGTAAAGCGGGTTGTCGATATCCTCGGCTGGTACCGGATGAACATCTTCCACTGGCACCTGACTGATGACGAGGGCTGGCGGGCCGAAATCCGCGCCTACCCTCAGCTGACCGCAGAGGGTGCGCATCGCGGATATGATTCCCCCGGTATGCTGCCGCAGCTTGGCGACGGGCCCGAAAAGGCAGGTGGCTATTACACTCAGGACCAGATGCGCGATCTCGTGGCACATGCAAGCGGGCTGGGGATCGAGGTCATGCCGGAAATCGAAACACCCGGTCACGCGGCTTGCGTGCTGGCAGCGCTGCCTTTCCTTGTCGATCCGGACGAGACGCCGAACAGCTATGCGCCCGTGCAAGGCTATCCGAACAACTCGTGGAATCCGGGTGTGCCGGAAACTTTCACGGTGCTGGAAACCATCATAGATGAGCTGTGCGAAATTTTTCCCGCACGCTATTTCCACATCGGCGGGGACGAGGTCGCCAAGAACGCATGGCTGGAATCCCCGAAGGCGCGCATTCTGATGCAGCGCGAAGGGCTTTCGGGCACATTCGAGCTTCAAAGCTGGTTCGCCGGGCGCGTGAAGAAAATGCTGAACGCGCGCGGCAAGGTGATGGTCGGCTGGAACGAGCTTTCACATGGCGGTGGCGTTGAACCGGAAGACACCATCCTGATGGCATGGGAAACGCCGGAGGTCGGGATCGAGCTTGCGCGGCAGGGCTATGACGTCATCATGACGCCGGGACAGGCATATTACATGGATATGGTGCAGGGTCCTGACTGGCTGGAAAACGGTGCCGGATGGGCGGGTCCCGTGCCACCTGAACAGACCTATCAATATGAGGCAGAGGGCGACTTTCCTGACGATCTGCGCGGCCATATGCGCGGTATCCAGTCGTGCATATGGTGCGAACATTTCACCACCACCGCATGGTTCAACGATCTGGTCTTCCCGCGCCTTCCCGCCATCGCAGAGGCCGCGTGGACACAAAAGGAAAATAAGGATTGGCAGCGCTTTGCGGCGCAAGTGCGTCTGCATCCCACGCTATAG
- a CDS encoding SDR family oxidoreductase gives MSKRLAIVTGAAGDIGRAISRRLLRDHDAVVLADLNLSAAEATAEEMQGEAIPIQVDVTANESCTNLAEIVAGNGTAVTLVNNAGAAIGPSLHATTSDQWHDDLSLNLSAPYQVFAAFADQLVASQGSVVNIASVNGMSVFGHPAYSAAKAGMIHLTRMIAVEYGRHGLRANAVAPGTVRTQAWEERARANPAVFEEAARHYALGRIVRPDDVAEAVGFLASPLAGGITGVVLPVDCGLTAGIPALARQFSQSEDY, from the coding sequence ATGTCGAAGCGACTTGCCATTGTCACTGGTGCGGCGGGTGACATCGGCCGCGCCATATCCCGAAGATTGCTGCGCGATCACGACGCAGTTGTGCTTGCCGATCTGAATCTGTCAGCGGCAGAGGCTACAGCGGAAGAAATGCAGGGTGAAGCGATACCGATTCAGGTCGATGTCACCGCGAATGAAAGCTGCACGAATCTGGCCGAGATCGTGGCAGGCAACGGAACGGCGGTGACGCTGGTAAACAACGCCGGCGCGGCAATCGGGCCCAGCCTGCACGCAACGACCTCAGACCAGTGGCATGATGATCTGTCATTGAACCTCAGCGCGCCTTATCAGGTCTTTGCCGCATTTGCCGATCAGCTGGTGGCGTCGCAGGGATCGGTGGTCAACATCGCCTCGGTCAACGGGATGTCGGTGTTCGGCCATCCCGCTTATTCCGCTGCCAAGGCCGGAATGATCCATCTGACACGCATGATTGCCGTGGAATATGGCCGCCACGGCCTGCGCGCAAATGCCGTCGCCCCCGGCACGGTCCGCACGCAGGCCTGGGAAGAACGGGCACGGGCCAATCCGGCGGTGTTCGAAGAAGCCGCGCGCCACTATGCCCTAGGCCGTATCGTCCGGCCTGACGATGTAGCGGAAGCGGTCGGCTTTCTCGCATCGCCGCTTGCCGGGGGGATAACGGGCGTGGTGCTGCCGGTCGATTGCGGTCTGACCGCAGGTATCCCGGCGCTTGCTCGTCAGTTTTCCCAGTCCGAAGACTACTGA
- a CDS encoding M81 family metallopeptidase codes for MTAVSRKRIFVAALATETNTFSPIMIDRQGFETSLYAPPGQHPPTPTLCTAPIPVGRRVCAEKGWTLIEGTAAWADPAGLVSRGAYESLRDEILDQLRAALPVDAVVMGLHGAMVAQGYLDPEGDLLARIREIIGPDVLLCAELDPHSHLTEKRVAAADFFVVFKEFPHTDFVERAEDLWRITVDTLENRVHPVMSIHDCKMIDVFPTSKEPMRGFVDLMQQIEKDDPRVLSLSTIHGFMAGDVPEMGTKTIAVTDGNAELGQRLARELGEKLYANRGRHIMPAMNEVDAVAKAMASQDGPVVIADMWDNPGGGTAGDATVLLRELLSKGAKDVAVGTIWDPMAVQICMVAGEGAEFLLRFGGKSAPNTGDPVDALVRVEKVSADARMIFGESVVPFGPAARISVLDQQGEDTGVKVILNTVRAQSYDPSLFTALGIDPQKQKILAIKSTNHFYAAFAPIASEIIYCSAGRPYPNEPATTPYRHVRQDIWPRNLKTEESEA; via the coding sequence ATGACGGCTGTCAGTCGAAAGCGGATCTTTGTCGCAGCGCTCGCGACAGAGACGAATACTTTTTCCCCGATCATGATCGACCGGCAAGGGTTTGAAACCTCGCTTTATGCCCCACCCGGTCAGCATCCACCGACGCCAACCCTGTGTACCGCGCCGATTCCCGTCGGGCGCCGGGTTTGCGCCGAGAAGGGCTGGACGCTGATCGAAGGAACCGCGGCCTGGGCGGACCCGGCGGGTCTTGTTTCGCGGGGGGCATACGAATCCCTGCGTGATGAGATTCTGGATCAGCTTCGGGCGGCTTTGCCCGTCGATGCGGTGGTGATGGGGTTGCATGGCGCGATGGTCGCGCAGGGCTATCTCGACCCCGAGGGCGATCTGCTGGCGCGCATCCGCGAGATCATCGGTCCCGATGTGCTGCTTTGTGCAGAGCTTGATCCGCACAGCCACCTGACCGAAAAGCGGGTCGCCGCGGCGGATTTCTTTGTCGTCTTCAAAGAGTTCCCGCACACCGATTTCGTCGAACGGGCCGAGGATCTGTGGCGTATCACGGTCGATACGCTGGAAAATCGGGTGCATCCGGTCATGTCGATCCATGACTGCAAGATGATCGACGTATTTCCGACCTCGAAAGAGCCGATGCGGGGCTTTGTCGACCTGATGCAGCAGATCGAAAAGGATGATCCGCGGGTCCTGTCCCTTTCGACCATCCACGGATTCATGGCCGGTGACGTCCCTGAAATGGGAACCAAAACTATTGCCGTAACGGACGGCAATGCGGAACTGGGCCAGCGGTTGGCGCGGGAACTGGGCGAGAAGCTGTATGCCAATCGCGGGCGCCACATCATGCCGGCGATGAACGAGGTTGATGCCGTGGCAAAGGCGATGGCATCGCAGGATGGGCCCGTTGTCATCGCCGATATGTGGGACAATCCCGGTGGTGGTACGGCGGGCGATGCAACGGTGCTTTTGCGCGAACTTCTGTCCAAAGGGGCGAAGGATGTTGCCGTAGGCACGATCTGGGATCCGATGGCGGTGCAGATCTGCATGGTGGCGGGTGAGGGCGCCGAGTTTTTGCTGCGCTTTGGCGGAAAGTCTGCGCCAAATACGGGTGATCCGGTTGATGCACTTGTTCGTGTGGAGAAGGTATCTGCCGATGCGCGGATGATCTTTGGGGAAAGCGTAGTTCCCTTTGGCCCGGCTGCGCGTATCTCGGTGCTGGATCAGCAGGGCGAAGATACGGGCGTTAAGGTGATCCTGAACACGGTGCGGGCGCAAAGCTATGATCCGTCGCTGTTTACGGCGCTTGGAATCGATCCGCAAAAGCAGAAAATCCTGGCCATCAAGTCGACCAATCATTTTTATGCCGCCTTCGCGCCTATCGCGTCAGAGATCATTTATTGCTCTGCCGGGCGGCCTTACCCGAACGAGCCAGCTACAACGCCCTATCGCCATGTGCGTCAGGACATCTGGCCGCGCAATCTCAAGACTGAGGAAAGTGAAGCATGA